The Citrifermentans bemidjiense Bem genome window below encodes:
- a CDS encoding paraquat-inducible protein A, with amino-acid sequence MADRPAQLIACRECDLLQRDIPLNPGCTASCRRCGAVLYRNATDSINRTLAYTLAAGMLFLVANFFPIFSIEVSGDRSAITLFGAVHALWEQGVRTISAMVFITAILVPCLELFSLTALLLPLKLGFVPPSYTLFMRTLQFIEPWGMVEVFMLGVLVSLVKLTNNFRVIPGFALYSFGLLTLLIAAAAASFSARDIWNRLDEMLGQEES; translated from the coding sequence ATGGCCGACCGACCCGCACAACTTATCGCCTGCCGCGAGTGCGACCTGCTGCAGCGCGACATCCCGCTCAACCCCGGCTGCACCGCCAGTTGCCGGCGCTGCGGCGCTGTCCTATACCGCAACGCGACCGACAGCATCAACCGCACCCTTGCCTACACCCTCGCGGCGGGAATGCTCTTTCTCGTCGCCAACTTTTTCCCCATTTTCAGTATCGAAGTCTCCGGGGACCGCAGCGCCATCACCCTTTTCGGCGCCGTTCATGCCCTTTGGGAGCAGGGGGTGCGCACCATCTCGGCGATGGTTTTCATCACGGCGATCCTGGTCCCCTGTCTGGAGCTCTTTTCGCTGACCGCTCTTTTGCTCCCCCTGAAACTTGGGTTCGTTCCTCCGAGCTACACCCTGTTCATGCGCACCCTGCAGTTCATCGAGCCGTGGGGGATGGTGGAGGTATTCATGCTGGGGGTGCTGGTCTCCCTGGTGAAGCTGACCAACAACTTCCGGGTCATCCCCGGTTTCGCGCTTTACTCCTTCGGTCTTCTGACCCTGCTCATAGCTGCGGCTGCAGCGTCGTTCAGCGCGCGCGATATCTGGAACAGGCTGGACGAAATGCTGGGACAGGAGGAGTCGTGA
- the rpmI gene encoding 50S ribosomal protein L35 has translation MPKMKTHRGAAKRFSKTGTGKIKMAHAFTSHILTSKTRKNKRNLRKGGIVAASDHKNISCLIPYK, from the coding sequence ATGCCTAAAATGAAGACCCATAGGGGCGCCGCCAAGCGTTTCAGCAAGACCGGCACAGGCAAAATCAAGATGGCCCACGCTTTCACCAGCCACATCCTGACCTCGAAGACCAGGAAGAACAAGCGCAACCTCCGTAAGGGCGGCATCGTCGCAGCTTCCGACCACAAGAACATCAGCTGCCTCATCCCCTACAAGTAA
- a CDS encoding PqiB family protein, which produces MTETPEKNLDDIPEAVSEPKRRFSIQLVWIIPIVAALIGLSIAVKAYIDRGQAITITFKTGEGLEAGKTKLKYKDVMIGEVKSIAISNDRSHVVVTAEVTKDARGLMVKDTRFWVVRARISGGNVSGLNTLLGGSYIGVEAGSSNEPHEEFIGLETPPAVSVDVPGRQFVLHSTDIGSLDTGSPIFFRRMQVGQVVGTELDRDGKGVTVKVFIRSPYDKFIKVNTYFWHASGIDLTLSASGVKVNTESMVSILLGGISFEAPEGKEDASPAPPNTIFSLYPTKDDAAKHSAAVEKFVLVFKESVRGLAVGAPVDLRGVTVGEVTKINVALDRKGSDFTVPVEIQFYPDQLLPKGNGQEKAPETGDRTLRRLLDDMVAHGFRAQIKSASLLTGQLYVALDFVPGARAAKINWGADPPRFPTVPGSMEKLQKNLTEIVQRIEKLPLEQIAGDAGTTIRSLDSTLKSADQLLKNMDRTLVPEARSVLAESRQAIDEVKKTLAEARQTFGGANGVLAPDAPVQVDLRDTMREVSRAAQSLRVLGDYLEQHPEALIRGKKQEK; this is translated from the coding sequence ATGACTGAAACACCTGAAAAGAACCTGGACGACATCCCCGAGGCGGTCAGCGAACCCAAGCGCCGCTTCAGCATCCAGCTGGTCTGGATCATTCCCATCGTCGCCGCGCTGATCGGCCTCTCCATCGCCGTCAAGGCCTACATCGACCGCGGCCAGGCCATCACCATCACTTTCAAGACGGGGGAGGGGCTGGAGGCGGGCAAGACCAAGCTCAAGTACAAGGACGTGATGATAGGCGAGGTGAAGTCCATCGCCATCTCCAACGACCGCTCCCACGTAGTTGTCACCGCGGAGGTAACCAAGGACGCCCGCGGGCTCATGGTGAAAGACACCCGCTTCTGGGTGGTGCGCGCGCGGATCTCCGGCGGCAACGTCTCCGGCTTGAACACCCTTCTGGGCGGATCCTACATCGGGGTCGAGGCGGGAAGCTCGAACGAGCCGCATGAGGAGTTCATCGGTCTCGAAACGCCTCCAGCTGTGTCCGTCGACGTCCCCGGACGCCAGTTCGTCCTGCACTCCACCGACATCGGTTCGCTCGATACCGGCTCCCCCATTTTCTTCCGCCGCATGCAGGTGGGGCAGGTGGTCGGCACCGAGTTGGACCGCGACGGCAAGGGGGTGACGGTCAAGGTCTTCATCCGTTCCCCTTACGACAAATTCATCAAGGTCAACACCTACTTCTGGCATGCCAGCGGCATCGACCTGACTCTCAGCGCCAGCGGCGTCAAGGTCAACACCGAGTCCATGGTCTCGATCCTCTTGGGGGGGATCTCCTTCGAGGCGCCGGAAGGAAAAGAGGACGCCTCCCCGGCTCCGCCCAATACTATATTCTCCCTGTACCCAACGAAAGACGACGCGGCGAAGCACTCGGCTGCCGTGGAGAAATTCGTGCTCGTCTTCAAGGAATCCGTGCGCGGGCTCGCCGTGGGGGCTCCTGTCGACCTGCGGGGGGTGACGGTAGGCGAGGTCACCAAGATAAACGTGGCGCTCGACCGCAAGGGTTCCGATTTCACCGTTCCGGTCGAGATCCAGTTCTACCCGGATCAACTGCTTCCCAAGGGTAACGGCCAGGAAAAAGCGCCCGAAACAGGCGACAGGACGCTGAGAAGGCTTTTGGACGACATGGTCGCCCACGGCTTCCGTGCGCAGATCAAAAGCGCCAGTCTCCTGACCGGGCAGCTTTACGTGGCGCTCGATTTCGTGCCTGGAGCGCGTGCCGCGAAGATCAACTGGGGAGCCGACCCGCCGCGCTTCCCGACCGTCCCGGGGTCGATGGAGAAGCTGCAGAAGAATCTGACCGAGATCGTGCAGAGGATCGAGAAGCTCCCCCTGGAGCAGATCGCCGGCGACGCCGGCACCACCATACGCTCGCTTGATTCCACGCTGAAAAGCGCCGACCAGTTGCTGAAGAACATGGACCGTACGCTGGTCCCGGAGGCGCGGAGCGTCCTTGCCGAGTCGCGGCAGGCCATCGACGAGGTCAAGAAGACCCTTGCCGAAGCGCGTCAGACCTTCGGTGGCGCCAACGGCGTCCTCGCACCGGATGCCCCGGTGCAGGTCGACCTGCGCGACACCATGCGCGAGGTGTCCCGCGCCGCCCAGTCGCTCAGGGTTCTGGGCGACTACCTGGAACAGCACCCCGAGGCCCTGATCCGCGGCAAGAAACAGGAGAAATAG
- the pheT gene encoding phenylalanine--tRNA ligase subunit beta → MIVTYNWLKEFVDCDLPAAELSHLLTMLGLEVERMEELGGGMDDVVVAQVLEKNQHPNADKLSLCKVDNGKEILNVVCGAQNFKAGDKVALAQIGATLPGDFKIKRSKIRGEESCGMLCSEKELALSLESAGIMILPEAFKLGTPLFDALGTKDTVFEIGLTPNRADCLSVVGIAREIAAKLGKKVHYPGLEVAETGAPIDTIAKVTIEAPELCPRYTARHITGCTLAPSPAWLANRLQAAGIRSINNVVDVTNYVLLEYGHPLHAFDFTLVAGGKIVVAAAGEGEKFVTLDGQERILTASDLTIRDGEKGVALAGIMGGGNSEIGEGTTEVLLESAYFNPSAIRKTSKRLGIHTESSHRFERGTDVAGLTRALNRAAQLIAELSGGKIAKGIIDVYPHPVEPRVIKARLARINAVSGLSLNAAEVQDILERLEFEVKQPEPGVFQVRVPLFRVDLEREIDLVEEVVRLNGFEKVPATLPQASVFSDLPSDFQRLAARVKDLLVSQGLSEVINYSFVAPASCEKILLSADDVRSNGMVLLNPISDELSVMRTTMLPGLLDTAVKNISFRTLNLRIFEMRRIYLPAPGKELPEEPLYVSALLTGSRDLEGWNQQKGEIDFFDVKGIAENILGELSIPNVSFSAESLDPYYHPGKACRILCGNKVLGSLGELHPTVQENYGIGTPLYYLELNFEALLASRKGKGAAQVPSRFPSTFRDIAMLLPKELPVADVLYCVKGVKAPELEGVEVFDVYTGGNISAAEKSVAIRVRYGSKERTLTDDEVTRLHQRVTDALTKKLNVSFR, encoded by the coding sequence ATGATAGTTACCTATAACTGGCTCAAGGAATTCGTCGATTGCGACCTGCCTGCGGCGGAACTCTCGCACTTGCTCACCATGCTCGGCCTCGAGGTCGAGCGCATGGAAGAGCTGGGCGGCGGCATGGACGACGTGGTGGTGGCCCAGGTACTGGAGAAAAACCAGCACCCCAACGCCGACAAGCTCTCCCTTTGCAAGGTCGACAACGGCAAGGAGATCCTGAACGTCGTCTGCGGCGCGCAGAACTTCAAGGCCGGCGACAAGGTCGCCCTGGCCCAGATCGGCGCGACTCTTCCCGGCGACTTCAAGATCAAGCGCTCCAAGATCCGCGGCGAAGAGTCCTGCGGCATGCTCTGCTCCGAGAAGGAGCTGGCGCTCTCGCTGGAAAGCGCGGGGATCATGATCCTCCCCGAGGCGTTCAAGCTCGGCACCCCGCTCTTCGACGCGCTCGGCACCAAGGACACCGTCTTCGAGATAGGGCTCACCCCCAACCGCGCCGACTGCCTGAGCGTCGTAGGTATCGCCCGCGAGATCGCAGCCAAGCTGGGCAAAAAGGTGCACTATCCCGGGCTCGAGGTCGCCGAGACCGGCGCCCCCATCGACACCATCGCCAAGGTAACCATCGAAGCGCCGGAACTCTGCCCGCGCTACACCGCACGCCACATCACCGGATGCACCCTGGCCCCGTCGCCGGCCTGGCTCGCCAACCGGCTGCAGGCCGCGGGTATCCGCTCCATCAACAACGTGGTCGACGTCACCAACTACGTCCTCCTTGAATACGGCCACCCGCTGCACGCCTTCGACTTCACGCTTGTCGCCGGTGGAAAGATCGTGGTCGCCGCTGCAGGCGAGGGGGAGAAGTTCGTCACTCTCGACGGGCAGGAGCGCATCCTCACCGCATCCGACCTCACCATCCGCGACGGCGAAAAAGGGGTGGCCCTGGCTGGCATCATGGGCGGCGGCAACTCCGAGATAGGGGAGGGGACCACCGAGGTGCTTCTTGAGAGCGCCTACTTCAACCCCTCCGCCATCAGGAAGACCTCCAAGCGTCTGGGCATCCACACCGAATCCTCGCACCGCTTCGAGCGTGGCACCGACGTCGCCGGCCTGACCCGGGCGCTCAACCGCGCCGCTCAGCTGATCGCGGAACTCTCCGGCGGCAAGATCGCCAAAGGTATCATCGACGTCTACCCGCACCCCGTCGAGCCGCGCGTGATAAAAGCGAGGCTTGCCCGCATCAACGCGGTCTCCGGCCTTTCTCTCAATGCCGCCGAGGTGCAGGACATCCTGGAGCGCCTCGAATTCGAGGTGAAGCAGCCCGAGCCGGGCGTGTTCCAGGTGCGGGTGCCGCTTTTCAGGGTCGACCTGGAACGCGAGATCGACCTGGTAGAGGAAGTGGTGCGGCTGAACGGCTTCGAGAAGGTCCCGGCCACCTTGCCGCAGGCCTCCGTCTTCTCCGACCTCCCCTCCGATTTCCAGCGGCTTGCCGCGCGGGTGAAGGACCTCCTGGTGTCCCAGGGGCTTTCCGAGGTGATCAACTACAGCTTCGTGGCGCCTGCATCCTGCGAGAAGATCCTGCTTTCCGCCGACGACGTCAGAAGTAACGGCATGGTGCTTTTGAACCCCATCTCGGACGAGCTTTCCGTGATGCGCACCACCATGCTTCCCGGGCTTCTGGACACCGCCGTCAAGAACATCAGCTTCCGGACCCTGAACCTGCGCATCTTCGAGATGCGCCGCATCTATCTTCCCGCTCCCGGAAAGGAGCTTCCCGAAGAGCCGCTCTACGTCTCGGCCCTTCTCACCGGAAGCCGCGACCTGGAAGGATGGAACCAGCAAAAAGGGGAGATCGACTTCTTCGACGTGAAGGGAATCGCCGAGAACATCCTGGGCGAGCTCTCCATCCCCAACGTGAGCTTCTCGGCCGAAAGCCTCGATCCGTACTACCACCCGGGCAAGGCCTGCCGCATACTTTGCGGCAACAAGGTGCTGGGCTCCCTGGGGGAACTGCACCCCACAGTGCAGGAGAACTACGGCATAGGGACGCCCTTGTACTACCTTGAGCTCAATTTCGAGGCACTTCTTGCCTCCAGGAAGGGGAAAGGCGCGGCACAGGTGCCGTCTCGCTTCCCCTCCACCTTCCGCGACATCGCCATGCTGCTTCCCAAGGAGCTCCCGGTGGCGGACGTCCTTTACTGCGTGAAAGGGGTCAAGGCTCCCGAGCTGGAAGGGGTTGAGGTGTTCGACGTTTACACAGGGGGGAACATCTCCGCAGCAGAGAAGAGCGTCGCCATCCGTGTACGCTACGGCTCCAAGGAAAGGACTCTTACTGACGACGAGGTCACCCGACTGCATCAGCGGGTCACCGATGCCCTCACTAAGAAATTAAATGTTTCCTTTAGATAA
- the thrS gene encoding threonine--tRNA ligase, whose protein sequence is MNEINVTLPDGSQRPLPAGASIFDLAASIGAGLAKAAIAGKIDGNLVDLNTPLADGARVEIITEKSPEALEIIRHSTSHLMAQAVKALFPQAKVTIGPAIETGFYYDFDVDHPFTPEDLEKIEEKMRELAKADLKIERKELTSADAIALFKGMGENYKVELIEDLGADKVSLYSQGDFVDLCRGPHLPKTSFIKAFKLTSIAGAYWRGDEKRPMLQRVYGTAFGDKKELEAYLARIEEAKKRDHRKLGRELDLFSFNDEVGAGLVIWHPKGAMLRTILEDFERKEHLKRGYDIVLGPQILKTELWQRSGHYENYRENMYFTTVDEQSYGVKPMNCLAHMMIYRSQLRSYRDLPLRYFELGTVHRHERAGVLHGLLRVRGFTQDDAHILCTPEQLDAEIKGVIQFVTEVMGIFGFEFEMELSTRPEKSIGSDDAWELATNALLNALKDSGRPYEINEGDGAFYGPKIDIKLRDALDRRWQCATIQCDFTLPERFDLTYVDADGEKKRPVMVHRVILGAIERFIGVLIEHFAGNFPTWLAPVQATIVTVTDNQIPYAQAAFDKLRAAGIRVQKDFRNEKLGFKIREAQLQKIPYMLVVGDKEVESGMLAPRFRDGKNLESMTPEQFVSFIESEVKSYK, encoded by the coding sequence ATGAACGAAATAAACGTCACGCTACCGGATGGTTCCCAAAGACCCTTGCCTGCAGGTGCCTCCATTTTCGATCTTGCCGCATCCATCGGAGCGGGGCTTGCCAAGGCGGCCATCGCCGGAAAGATCGACGGCAACCTGGTCGACCTCAATACGCCTCTTGCCGACGGCGCGCGCGTGGAGATCATCACCGAGAAAAGCCCCGAGGCGCTGGAGATCATCAGGCACTCCACCTCGCACCTTATGGCGCAGGCCGTAAAGGCGCTCTTTCCGCAGGCGAAGGTGACCATCGGTCCCGCCATCGAGACCGGTTTTTACTACGACTTCGACGTCGACCACCCCTTCACCCCGGAAGACCTCGAGAAGATAGAAGAAAAGATGCGCGAGCTCGCCAAGGCCGATCTCAAGATCGAGCGCAAGGAGCTCACCAGCGCCGACGCCATCGCCCTCTTCAAAGGGATGGGTGAGAACTACAAGGTCGAACTGATCGAGGACTTGGGGGCCGACAAGGTTTCGCTTTACAGCCAGGGCGATTTCGTCGACCTCTGCCGCGGGCCGCATCTTCCCAAGACCTCTTTCATCAAGGCCTTCAAGCTCACCTCCATAGCAGGCGCCTACTGGCGCGGCGACGAGAAGCGCCCCATGCTGCAGCGCGTCTACGGCACCGCCTTTGGCGATAAGAAGGAACTGGAAGCCTACCTCGCCAGGATCGAAGAGGCGAAAAAGCGCGACCACCGCAAGCTCGGCCGCGAACTGGATCTCTTCTCCTTCAACGACGAGGTCGGCGCAGGACTCGTGATCTGGCACCCCAAAGGGGCGATGCTGCGCACTATCCTCGAGGACTTCGAGAGGAAGGAGCACTTAAAGCGCGGCTACGACATCGTCCTGGGTCCGCAGATCCTCAAGACCGAACTCTGGCAGCGCTCCGGGCACTACGAGAACTACCGCGAGAACATGTACTTCACCACGGTGGACGAGCAGAGCTACGGCGTGAAGCCGATGAACTGCCTGGCCCACATGATGATCTACCGCTCGCAGCTTCGCTCTTACCGCGACCTGCCGCTGCGCTACTTCGAGCTCGGCACGGTGCACCGCCATGAGCGCGCCGGCGTTCTGCACGGCCTTCTGCGCGTGCGCGGCTTCACCCAGGACGACGCCCATATCCTCTGTACCCCGGAGCAGCTCGATGCCGAGATCAAAGGGGTCATCCAGTTCGTCACCGAGGTGATGGGTATCTTCGGCTTCGAGTTCGAGATGGAGCTTTCCACCCGTCCCGAAAAGTCGATCGGTTCCGACGACGCCTGGGAGCTCGCCACCAACGCTTTGTTGAACGCGCTCAAGGATTCCGGCCGCCCTTACGAAATCAACGAGGGGGACGGCGCATTCTACGGTCCCAAGATCGACATCAAGCTGCGTGACGCGCTTGACAGAAGATGGCAATGTGCTACAATCCAGTGCGATTTTACCCTCCCTGAGCGTTTCGATCTCACCTATGTCGACGCAGACGGTGAAAAAAAGCGCCCCGTCATGGTGCACAGGGTTATTCTGGGTGCCATCGAACGCTTCATCGGTGTCCTCATCGAACATTTCGCTGGAAACTTCCCGACTTGGTTGGCACCGGTTCAGGCGACCATCGTTACGGTCACCGACAACCAGATTCCGTACGCGCAGGCAGCGTTCGACAAGCTGCGCGCGGCCGGGATAAGGGTGCAGAAGGATTTCAGAAACGAGAAGCTCGGCTTCAAGATCCGCGAAGCCCAGCTCCAGAAGATACCGTACATGCTGGTTGTGGGGGACAAGGAAGTCGAGAGCGGTATGCTGGCGCCGCGTTTCCGCGACGGCAAGAACCTCGAGTCCATGACCCCGGAGCAGTTTGTTTCCTTTATCGAAAGCGAAGTCAAAAGTTATAAATAA
- the infC gene encoding translation initiation factor IF-3, whose protein sequence is MAKPTVNINQTIRAKEVRVVGAESEQLGILPLREALALAESQQLDLVEVSPTAVPPVCRIMDYGKFKYQQAKKLAEAKKKQVQVELKEVKLRPKTDTHDLEFKVKHVRRFLEEGNKAKITVVFRGREITHQELGMAALEKFASELADIALVEVRQKMEGRSMFMIVAPKVKAK, encoded by the coding sequence ATAGCTAAACCTACAGTCAACATCAATCAGACCATCAGGGCCAAAGAGGTAAGGGTAGTAGGTGCCGAAAGTGAGCAGCTTGGTATTCTTCCGCTTCGGGAGGCCTTGGCGCTGGCCGAGAGCCAGCAACTGGACCTGGTAGAGGTTTCGCCGACAGCCGTTCCCCCCGTCTGCCGTATCATGGATTACGGCAAATTCAAATATCAGCAGGCCAAGAAACTGGCCGAGGCCAAGAAAAAACAGGTTCAGGTCGAGCTCAAAGAAGTAAAGCTCCGTCCCAAGACCGACACGCACGACCTGGAGTTCAAGGTGAAGCACGTGCGCCGCTTCCTGGAAGAAGGGAACAAGGCGAAGATCACCGTCGTCTTCCGCGGACGCGAGATCACGCACCAGGAACTGGGTATGGCCGCTCTGGAAAAATTTGCATCCGAACTCGCCGACATAGCTCTGGTCGAGGTAAGGCAGAAGATGGAAGGCCGCAGCATGTTCATGATCGTGGCCCCCAAAGTAAAAGCAAAATAA
- a CDS encoding paraquat-inducible protein A, whose product MTPVDSGMPSAVGNGLCSCHVCRLVSRRSRFSRHEHCPRCGATLHFRKPGSVQRCWALLIASYILYIPANLLVMMETGSLINYRKDTIVSGVVHLWKTGSWMIAVIVFIASVAIPLLKLFSLTFLLISVQRRSHWRPRQRTRLFRLLEAVGRWSMLDIYVVTLLAALVQLGSLAVVKAGPAAVAFGAVVVFTMFATMQFDPRLIWDPLQKEDIHD is encoded by the coding sequence GTGACACCCGTCGATTCCGGCATGCCGAGCGCCGTCGGCAACGGCCTTTGCTCCTGCCATGTCTGCCGCCTGGTCTCGCGCCGAAGCCGGTTCTCGCGCCATGAGCACTGCCCCCGCTGCGGCGCCACGCTGCACTTCCGTAAGCCTGGGAGCGTGCAGCGCTGCTGGGCCCTGTTGATAGCCTCCTACATCCTGTACATACCGGCCAACTTGCTGGTCATGATGGAGACGGGCTCCCTGATAAATTACCGCAAGGACACCATAGTAAGCGGCGTCGTGCACCTGTGGAAGACCGGCTCCTGGATGATCGCCGTCATCGTCTTCATAGCCAGCGTGGCCATTCCGCTATTGAAACTGTTCTCGCTCACTTTTTTACTGATCAGCGTGCAGCGGCGCTCTCATTGGCGCCCAAGGCAGCGCACCCGCCTGTTCCGGCTTCTGGAGGCGGTGGGGCGTTGGTCCATGCTGGATATCTACGTGGTTACCCTGCTTGCCGCGCTGGTGCAGTTAGGCTCGCTGGCGGTGGTAAAGGCGGGCCCTGCCGCCGTCGCCTTCGGCGCCGTGGTGGTATTCACCATGTTCGCCACCATGCAGTTCGATCCGCGCCTTATCTGGGACCCCCTGCAGAAAGAGGATATTCATGACTGA
- the rplT gene encoding 50S ribosomal protein L20, whose protein sequence is MPRVKRGFKARQRRNKVLKLAKGYRGARSKLFRSATEAVDRALNYAFRDRRVKKRDFRALWITRINAAARINGLSYSKLIHGLKLANVEIDRKVMADLAVSDPNGFAAIAAAAKAKF, encoded by the coding sequence ATGCCAAGAGTAAAGCGCGGTTTTAAAGCGAGACAGAGAAGAAACAAGGTATTGAAACTTGCCAAGGGTTACCGCGGCGCCAGGAGCAAATTGTTCAGGAGCGCCACCGAAGCGGTGGACCGCGCACTGAACTACGCGTTCAGGGACAGAAGGGTGAAAAAGCGGGACTTCAGGGCTCTCTGGATCACCAGGATCAACGCAGCAGCGAGGATCAACGGTCTCTCCTACAGCAAACTGATCCACGGTCTCAAGCTTGCCAATGTAGAAATCGACCGGAAAGTGATGGCCGACCTGGCCGTTTCCGATCCGAACGGTTTCGCGGCAATCGCGGCGGCAGCCAAAGCAAAATTTTAA
- a CDS encoding integration host factor subunit alpha, whose amino-acid sequence MTKADIVEKIYEKVGFSKKESAELVETVFDLIKTTLEEGDKIKIAGFGNFVVKEKADRRGRNPQTGEEITIVARKILTFKPSQVLKSAINTQ is encoded by the coding sequence ATGACTAAAGCTGACATAGTCGAGAAGATTTATGAGAAAGTGGGATTCTCCAAAAAAGAGTCCGCTGAACTCGTTGAGACGGTCTTCGACCTTATTAAGACCACTCTTGAAGAAGGTGACAAAATCAAGATTGCCGGCTTCGGCAACTTTGTAGTTAAAGAGAAGGCTGATCGCCGCGGCAGGAATCCGCAGACCGGCGAAGAGATCACCATCGTCGCCAGGAAGATCCTCACCTTCAAGCCGAGCCAGGTGCTGAAGAGCGCGATCAACACTCAGTAG
- a CDS encoding MerR family transcriptional regulator has product MTTGIPDKLYLRIGEVSGITGLATSVLRYWESEFPGLSPKKSSSGQRLYTRKDVELVAEIKQLLYAEKLTIEGARKRLEGKKKYRKSELSSEALAALIEDVKLELTSLRDQL; this is encoded by the coding sequence ATGACGACCGGGATCCCGGATAAGCTGTACCTGAGAATAGGCGAAGTCTCCGGCATCACGGGGCTAGCCACCTCGGTACTGCGGTACTGGGAGTCGGAATTTCCCGGACTGTCCCCGAAGAAAAGCAGCAGTGGCCAGAGGCTCTACACCAGGAAAGACGTGGAGCTGGTCGCAGAGATAAAACAACTCCTTTACGCGGAGAAGCTCACCATAGAAGGGGCTAGGAAGCGGTTGGAGGGGAAGAAAAAGTACCGAAAATCTGAGCTTTCCAGTGAAGCACTCGCAGCCCTCATCGAGGACGTGAAACTGGAGTTAACAAGCTTGCGAGATCAGTTGTAA
- the pheS gene encoding phenylalanine--tRNA ligase subunit alpha, translating into MKDKLEALLDQALSELAQASTEEGVQELRVKYLGKKGELTSVMKGLGALTPEERPVIGQVVNTVKSKLEEAFEVRGGEIREVVKSARLSAERIDVTLPGRRRPLGSKHPITLVTEEITSIFGALGFAVAEGPEIELDFYNFEALNLPKDHPARDMQDTFYFGESVLLRTHTSPVQIRTMLKQPPPVRIIAPGTVYRCDSDATHSPMFHQVEGLMVDKGITFGDLKGILTLFISQLFGSDIGVRLRPSFFPFTEPSAEVDIACVICRGKGCRVCKETGWLEILGAGMVDPEVYRHVGYDSELYTGFAFGMGIERIAMLKYGIADMRLLFENDLRFLKQF; encoded by the coding sequence ATGAAGGATAAACTGGAAGCACTATTAGATCAGGCCCTCTCCGAGCTGGCGCAAGCCTCCACCGAGGAGGGCGTGCAGGAGCTGCGGGTCAAGTACCTGGGGAAAAAGGGTGAGCTGACCTCCGTGATGAAGGGGTTGGGCGCGCTCACCCCGGAGGAACGCCCCGTCATCGGCCAGGTGGTGAACACGGTCAAAAGCAAGCTCGAAGAGGCGTTCGAGGTCCGCGGCGGCGAGATCCGCGAGGTCGTAAAGAGCGCCCGGCTTTCCGCCGAGAGGATCGACGTGACCCTTCCCGGCCGCCGCCGTCCGCTGGGCTCCAAGCATCCCATCACGCTCGTCACCGAGGAGATCACCTCCATCTTCGGCGCGCTCGGCTTCGCCGTAGCCGAAGGGCCCGAGATCGAGCTCGACTTCTACAACTTCGAGGCCCTCAACCTGCCGAAGGATCATCCCGCCCGCGACATGCAGGACACCTTCTACTTCGGCGAGAGCGTTCTTTTGAGGACCCATACCTCTCCGGTGCAGATCCGCACCATGCTGAAGCAGCCGCCGCCGGTCCGCATCATCGCCCCCGGCACCGTGTACCGCTGCGATTCCGACGCCACCCACTCCCCGATGTTCCATCAGGTCGAGGGGCTCATGGTCGACAAGGGAATCACCTTCGGCGATCTCAAAGGGATCCTGACCCTCTTCATCAGCCAGCTCTTCGGCTCCGACATCGGCGTTAGACTGCGCCCGTCGTTCTTCCCGTTCACCGAGCCGTCGGCCGAGGTCGACATCGCCTGCGTCATCTGCCGCGGCAAAGGGTGCCGGGTCTGCAAGGAGACCGGCTGGCTAGAGATCCTGGGCGCCGGCATGGTCGACCCCGAGGTGTACCGCCACGTAGGCTACGACTCCGAGCTTTACACCGGCTTCGCCTTCGGGATGGGTATCGAGAGGATCGCCATGCTGAAGTACGGCATCGCCGACATGCGGCTCCTGTTCGAAAACGACCTCAGGTTCCTTAAACAGTTCTAA